In Hallerella succinigenes, the following are encoded in one genomic region:
- a CDS encoding HNH endonuclease translates to MKIEHKQIKIRDLVEGSCNDDETGRVVAFGGKLDIRPAIDTNCQMLCRDCNRRKSDK, encoded by the coding sequence ATGAAAATTGAACACAAGCAAATTAAAATCCGCGACCTTGTGGAAGGTTCCTGCAACGATGACGAAACGGGGCGCGTTGTCGCCTTTGGTGGCAAGCTCGACATTCGCCCGGCAATTGATACAAACTGTCAAATGTTATGCAGGGATTGCAATCGGAGAAAGAGCGACAAGTAG
- a CDS encoding DNA cytosine methyltransferase: MIQTVGSICSGIEAASVAWKPFGVVFSWFSEIANFQSKVLKEKYPAVKNLGDMNNIPSLLLNGEIEAPDLICGGTPCQAFSLAGNQRGLNDDRGNLTLKFVDIINANDVARRKKRKSRCCVFWENVEGVLTDKTNAFGCLIASLAGLKKIQNVKRWPSSGLLEGPDRNVAWRVLDAKYFGLPQQRRRLYVLATGKNYHPEQILFEESSNEKYEYPVTPLSFSKDGHHFEVFRSYSDCLYAAYGTKWNGNAAAYNGSLFVVQDERVRRLSPLECERLMGFPDDYTNIQGARKTNRYQAVGNSWAVPVVKWIGDRLINDKKIEFVAGRNRKFLKYETLSKKAYLYHFGDGKVELADNKKVNASVVPSHCVFKTMQDIVTSEVSQDIYLSPVGCHGILRRKKERNISINLRLEKALKKVSKMMSPEDIERKSLVQKRGSRGTAAVLDL, from the coding sequence ATGATACAAACTGTAGGAAGCATATGTTCTGGTATTGAAGCGGCTTCTGTTGCTTGGAAGCCTTTTGGTGTAGTTTTTTCATGGTTTTCTGAAATAGCAAATTTTCAGTCAAAGGTGCTAAAAGAGAAGTATCCGGCTGTAAAAAATTTAGGAGATATGAATAATATTCCCTCTTTGTTGTTAAATGGTGAAATTGAAGCACCTGATCTTATTTGCGGAGGAACTCCTTGCCAGGCATTTTCTTTAGCGGGAAATCAGAGAGGGCTGAATGATGATAGGGGTAATTTGACGTTAAAGTTCGTTGATATTATCAATGCAAATGATGTTGCTAGACGAAAAAAAAGAAAAAGTAGGTGCTGTGTTTTTTGGGAAAATGTGGAAGGCGTTTTGACGGATAAAACGAATGCTTTCGGTTGCCTTATAGCTTCTTTAGCAGGATTAAAAAAAATTCAGAATGTAAAAAGATGGCCTTCTTCTGGATTATTGGAAGGACCCGATAGAAATGTTGCTTGGAGAGTTCTTGATGCGAAGTATTTTGGATTGCCCCAGCAAAGAAGGCGCTTGTATGTTTTAGCAACCGGAAAAAATTATCATCCCGAACAAATCCTTTTTGAAGAAAGTTCTAATGAAAAATATGAATATCCGGTAACTCCGCTATCCTTTTCAAAGGACGGACACCATTTTGAAGTATTTAGATCGTATTCCGATTGTCTTTATGCTGCATATGGAACAAAATGGAATGGAAATGCTGCTGCATACAACGGGTCATTATTTGTGGTGCAAGATGAACGAGTGAGAAGACTTTCTCCATTGGAATGTGAACGTTTAATGGGTTTTCCCGATGATTACACGAATATACAGGGTGCGAGGAAAACGAATCGATATCAGGCTGTTGGAAATTCATGGGCTGTTCCTGTTGTAAAGTGGATTGGCGACAGACTTATTAACGACAAAAAAATAGAATTTGTTGCGGGAAGGAATAGAAAATTTCTAAAATATGAAACGCTGTCAAAAAAAGCGTATTTGTATCATTTCGGTGATGGAAAAGTTGAATTAGCGGATAATAAGAAAGTCAACGCGTCTGTTGTACCAAGTCACTGTGTGTTTAAAACAATGCAGGATATTGTGACATCTGAAGTATCTCAAGATATTTATTTGTCTCCGGTTGGCTGTCATGGTATTTTGCGAAGAAAAAAAGAGCGGAATATCTCAATAAATCTGCGATTAGAGAAAGCACTAAAAAAAGTTTCGAAAATGATGAGCCCTGAGGACATCGAACGGAAATCTTTAGTTCAAAAAAGAGGCTCACGAGGAACGGCTGCTGTTCTAGATTTGTAG
- the ileS gene encoding isoleucine--tRNA ligase encodes MFREVKKEETFPQIEERVLALWDKDESFKKSLDSRPETEPYTFYDGPPFATGLPHYGHLLAGTIKDIVPRYWTMKGKKVPRGFGWDCHGLPIESLVQNELGLAGVAEIQKLGVDKFNETCRSKVLKYTNEWKKTVRRMGRWVDFDKGYKTMDKNFMESVWWVFKQCFDKGLIYQGYRIQPYSPALATPLSNFETNQGYKDRQDPSLTLIFPINSNEPKFKDTSILVWTTTPWTLYSNFCIVVGPDMDYNLVETDGKKYWIAASRTAAYFKNPNIVDTCKGSELVGKDYEPLSRISDAFVTPDQLSRHYKIYPADYVSTEDGTGAVHTAPSFGEEDFQKGAELDLGLFDPLDTEGKFTDKVPMWKGLGAKEADKEIIRYFKEQGRVFKQDVIVHSYPHCWRTGVPLIYRALKTWFLKIDAPVTSKDGVTKTLKEWMVENNQTVNWVPDHIKNGRFGKWLEGARDWNLSRNRFWGTPIPVWLSDDGDMIAVGSIEELQQLTGVKLDDLHKHFVDKLTIEKDGKVYRRTPEVFDCWFESGSMPYASRHYPFENKEVVEASFPADFIAEGLDQTRGWFYTLTVLSNALFQKPAFKNVIVNGIILAEDGSKMSKSKRNYPDPNDLIERTGADAIRLFMINSAALKAEDLRFSEEGVKGIVKQVMLPLWNAVAFFVSNHNADAAKGQLNWRPGQEVKSDNELDRWMLATLQDLAAKVEVEMKAYRLYNVVPAVIAAVDDLTNWYVRRSRRRFWKSENDGDKNAAYATMYKVLVDFSKILAPFLPLLAEEIYQILVREVDANAPVSVHLCEFPSADKSLMDEKLVERIAMVRGMVEMGRVIRATNNVKNRMPIASMTVVAHGKVEKNVAEAMKDLILEELNVEEMKFIEDESSLVECTAKPNFLNIKSDFASLFGQHPMREFQQEISGFSSSDIINLQNGGSVTSAFCSDVKYTSKHVLIQRKVPEGMAVEANQHFTIALDLTVSDRLRRKCIARELVNRIQNRRKDQDFAITDRISIELYSESEVLKQAVTENESYIKGETQANAIVWKDSAAGLQDTDADGEKVAVEAVRA; translated from the coding sequence ATGTTTCGTGAAGTAAAGAAAGAAGAGACCTTCCCGCAGATCGAAGAGCGCGTGCTCGCCCTGTGGGATAAGGATGAATCGTTCAAGAAGTCGCTGGACTCCCGTCCGGAAACCGAACCGTATACTTTCTACGATGGCCCTCCGTTTGCGACAGGCCTTCCGCACTACGGTCACTTGCTTGCCGGTACCATCAAGGATATCGTTCCGCGTTACTGGACCATGAAGGGCAAGAAGGTTCCCCGCGGTTTCGGTTGGGACTGCCACGGCCTCCCCATTGAATCTCTCGTTCAGAACGAACTCGGTCTCGCTGGCGTTGCCGAAATCCAGAAGCTCGGTGTCGACAAGTTCAACGAAACTTGCCGCAGCAAGGTGCTCAAGTACACCAACGAATGGAAGAAGACCGTTCGCCGCATGGGCCGCTGGGTCGACTTCGACAAGGGCTACAAGACCATGGACAAGAACTTCATGGAATCGGTGTGGTGGGTGTTCAAGCAGTGCTTCGACAAGGGCCTTATTTACCAGGGCTACCGCATCCAACCGTACAGCCCGGCTCTCGCCACTCCGCTTTCGAACTTCGAAACGAACCAGGGCTATAAGGACCGTCAGGACCCGTCCCTGACGCTCATCTTCCCGATTAACTCCAACGAGCCCAAGTTCAAGGACACGAGCATTCTCGTGTGGACGACGACCCCGTGGACGCTTTATTCCAACTTCTGCATCGTTGTGGGCCCGGACATGGACTACAACCTGGTGGAGACTGATGGCAAGAAGTACTGGATTGCCGCAAGCCGCACCGCTGCCTACTTCAAGAACCCGAACATCGTCGATACCTGCAAGGGCTCTGAACTCGTGGGCAAGGACTACGAACCGCTATCTCGCATTTCCGACGCGTTCGTGACGCCGGACCAGCTGTCCCGCCACTACAAGATTTACCCCGCCGACTACGTGAGTACCGAAGACGGTACCGGCGCCGTGCATACCGCTCCTTCCTTCGGTGAAGAAGACTTCCAGAAGGGTGCTGAACTCGACCTCGGCCTTTTCGACCCGCTGGATACCGAAGGCAAGTTCACCGACAAGGTCCCGATGTGGAAGGGCCTGGGCGCAAAGGAAGCCGACAAGGAAATTATCCGCTACTTCAAGGAACAGGGCCGCGTGTTCAAGCAGGACGTGATTGTCCACAGCTACCCGCACTGCTGGCGTACCGGCGTTCCTCTGATTTACCGCGCCCTCAAGACGTGGTTCCTGAAGATCGATGCGCCTGTGACGAGCAAGGACGGCGTGACCAAGACTCTGAAGGAATGGATGGTCGAAAACAACCAGACCGTGAACTGGGTGCCGGACCACATCAAGAACGGACGCTTTGGCAAGTGGCTCGAAGGCGCCCGCGACTGGAACCTTTCCCGTAACCGCTTCTGGGGTACGCCGATTCCGGTGTGGCTCTCTGACGACGGCGACATGATTGCTGTGGGTTCTATCGAAGAACTCCAGCAGCTCACCGGCGTGAAGCTCGATGACCTGCACAAGCACTTTGTCGATAAGCTCACGATTGAAAAGGATGGCAAGGTTTACCGCCGCACGCCCGAAGTGTTCGACTGCTGGTTTGAATCCGGTTCCATGCCGTATGCCAGCCGCCATTATCCCTTTGAAAACAAGGAAGTTGTTGAAGCCAGTTTCCCGGCAGACTTTATCGCCGAAGGGCTGGACCAGACCCGCGGTTGGTTCTACACGCTGACGGTTCTTTCCAATGCTTTGTTCCAAAAGCCTGCATTCAAGAACGTGATTGTGAACGGTATCATCTTGGCCGAAGACGGTTCCAAGATGAGCAAGTCCAAGCGCAACTACCCGGACCCGAACGACCTTATTGAACGCACGGGTGCTGACGCTATTCGCTTGTTCATGATTAACTCCGCCGCTTTGAAGGCTGAAGACCTCCGCTTTAGCGAAGAAGGCGTGAAGGGCATCGTGAAGCAGGTGATGTTGCCGCTTTGGAACGCTGTTGCATTCTTTGTTTCTAACCACAACGCCGACGCCGCCAAGGGCCAGCTCAACTGGCGCCCAGGTCAGGAAGTCAAGAGCGACAACGAACTTGACCGCTGGATGCTTGCAACGCTGCAGGATCTCGCTGCCAAAGTCGAAGTGGAAATGAAGGCTTACCGCCTGTACAACGTGGTGCCCGCCGTGATTGCCGCGGTCGATGACCTCACGAACTGGTACGTGCGCCGCAGCCGTCGCCGTTTCTGGAAGTCCGAAAACGATGGCGACAAGAACGCCGCCTACGCTACCATGTACAAGGTGCTCGTAGACTTCTCCAAGATTCTCGCCCCGTTCCTCCCGCTCCTCGCCGAAGAAATCTACCAGATTCTCGTGCGTGAAGTGGACGCCAACGCCCCGGTGAGCGTGCACCTCTGCGAATTCCCGAGCGCCGACAAGTCCCTGATGGACGAAAAGCTCGTGGAACGCATCGCCATGGTGCGTGGCATGGTCGAAATGGGCCGCGTGATTCGCGCTACGAACAACGTAAAGAACCGTATGCCGATTGCCAGCATGACGGTGGTTGCTCACGGTAAGGTCGAAAAGAACGTGGCTGAGGCCATGAAGGACTTGATCCTCGAAGAACTTAATGTCGAAGAAATGAAGTTCATAGAAGACGAATCAAGTTTGGTTGAATGTACTGCTAAACCTAACTTCTTGAACATCAAGTCTGATTTTGCATCGCTTTTCGGACAACATCCGATGCGTGAATTCCAGCAGGAAATTTCCGGCTTCAGTTCAAGTGATATTATTAATCTTCAGAATGGTGGCTCTGTTACAAGTGCTTTCTGCTCTGATGTGAAATACACTTCTAAACATGTACTTATCCAAAGAAAAGTCCCTGAAGGTATGGCTGTCGAAGCGAACCAGCACTTCACGATTGCCCTTGATTTGACGGTGTCCGACAGACTTCGTCGTAAGTGCATTGCCCGTGAATTGGTTAATCGTATTCAAAATCGCCGTAAGGACCAAGATTTCGCCATTACAGATCGCATCAGCATTGAACTTTATTCTGAAAGTGAAGTGCTGAAACAGGCTGTAACCGAAAACGAATCCTACATCAAGGGTGAAACTCAGGCTAATGCTATCGTGTGGAAGGATTCTGCAGCAGGTTTGCAGGATACAGATGCTGACGGCGAAAAGGTTGCTGTTGAAGCTGTGAGAGCATAA